From a region of the Daphnia magna isolate NIES linkage group LG1, ASM2063170v1.1, whole genome shotgun sequence genome:
- the LOC116931448 gene encoding mannan endo-1,4-beta-mannosidase: protein MFKLATLLLCCWVSLSAGRLTVSGRDFYYNGQKVFLSGVNIAWNSYGYDFGNGQYAANSKSTLESWLTRIDANGGNSVRMWLHVDGANTPAFDSNGYVTGPDNTGTMISDMRSFLDFAQSKNLMVIFVLWNGAERPQEKALNLLYDYSKLQTYIDNALKPMVTALGNHPALAAWEIMNEPEGLVLNNQYNSDACFDTTPLKDTGAGFAFTNVPMQNILTFVNWQADAIKQVNSACLVTVGSWSEHAQTDSKAQSRNYYKDSCLKAAGNRNSGKLDFYQMHTYSNEDGQGNQYWNPDAPFKVTGSSYGLDKPLVVGEFASVCSEGDDIGNMFQYVYDNGYQGAWSWHYLEQGKCTDSQEAQNFGMTRIKDQNGNAGAVTFPL from the exons ATGTTCAAACTTGCTACGTTATTGCTCTGCTGTTGGGTATCGCTGAGCGCCGGCCGTCTGACGGTCAGTGGCCGCGATTTTTACTACAACGGCCAAAAGGTTTTCTTGTCAGGTGTCAACATCGCATGGAACTCTTACGGTTATGATTTCGGTAATGGTCAGTATGCCGCAAATTCTAAATCCACCCTCGAGTCATGGCTCACTAGGATCGACGCCAATGGAGGCAATTCCGTCC GAATGTGGTTGCATGTTGATGGTGCTAACACACCCGCGTTCGACAGCAACGGTTACGTGACCGGTCCAGACAATACGGGAACAATGATCAGCGATATGCGATCCTTCTTGGATTTCGCGCAGAGCAAGAATCTTATGGTCATTTTCGTGTTATGGAACGGAGCTGAAAGACCGCAAGAAAAGGCTTTGAATTTGCTTTACGATTATTCTAAATTGCAGACCTACATCGACAACGCGTTAAAG CCCATGGTAACTGCCTTGGGTAACCATCCTGCACTGGCAGCTTGGGAGATCATGAACGAACCTGAAGGATTGGTATTGAATAACCAGTACAACAGCGATGCGTGTTTTGATACAACTCCGTTGAAAGACACCGGTGCTGGTTTCGCCTTCACAAATGTCCCCATGCAAAA CATTTTGACGTTCGTCAACTGGCAAGCGGATGCGATTAAACAGGTGAACAGCGCTTGCTTGGTGACTGTTGGCTCTTGGTCGGAACATGCCCAGACGGACAGCAAGGCCCAGTCAA GAAACTATTACAAGGATTCGTGTTTGAAAGCCGCTGGCAACAGAAACTCGGGAAAATTGGATTTCTATCAGATGCACACCTATTCGAATGAAGACGGCCAAGGAAATCAATACTGGAATCCCGATGCTCCATTCAAG GTGACGGGCTCTTCGTACGGCCTCGACAAGCCTCTGGTGGTCGGTGAATTCGCTTCGGTTTGCTCTGAGGGAGACGACATCGGGAACATGTTTCAATACGTCTACGACAATGGCTACCAG GGCGCCTGGTCTTGGCATTATTTGGAACAAGGCAAATGCACCGACTCGCAAGAGGCCCAGAATTTCGGCATGACCAGAATTAAGGATCAAAATGGAAACGCTGGTGCCGTCACTTTCCCTCTGTAG
- the LOC116931447 gene encoding mannan endo-1,4-beta-mannosidase, protein MFKLLGLLLCCWASLSAGRLTTSGRDFYYNAQKVFLSGANIAWNSYGYDFGNGQYTANSKSTLESWLTQISTNGGNSIRIWLHVEGANTPAFDSNGLVTGPDSTGTMINDMRSFLDFAQTKDILVIFALWNGAYLREQNTINLFWDEVKLQSYIDNALKPMVSALGNHPALGAWEIINEPEGSLFNNQANGNPCFDTTPLKDTGAGWTNLYIPMQNILKFVNWQADGVKQANSAALVTLGSWSEHAQTDTKSQSRNYYTDSCLVAGGGRANGKLDFYQMHTYSYNGRWNTDAPFKVSGSSYGLDKPLVIGEFASVCAQNEGIQNLFQYAYDNSYQGVWSWQYNAGGECSDTQATQNSGMNKLKGQNGAAGAVTFPVGF, encoded by the exons ATGTTCAAACTACTTGGCCTTTTGCTCTGCTGTTGGGCGTCGCTGAGCGCCGGTCGTCTGACGACCAGTGGCCGCGATTTTTACTACAACGCGCAAAAGGTTTTCCTGTCAGGTGCCAACATCGCGTGGAACTCTTACGGCTACGATTTCGGCAATGGCCAATACACTGCCAATTCCAAATCGACTCTGGAAAGTTGGCTCACGCAGATCTCCACTAACGGCGGCAATTCGATTC GTATCTGGTTGCACGTGGAAGGCGCCAACACACCTGCGTTCGACAGCAACGGTTTGGTTACGGGTCCCGATAGCACAGGCACCATGATCAACGATATGCGTTCGTTCCTTGATTTTGCACAAACCAAGGACATTTTGGTGATCTTCGCCCTGTGGAACGGAGCTTACCTGAGAGAACAGAACACCATCAACCTGTTTTGGGACGAAGTTAAACTGCAGAGTTACATCGACAACGCACTAAAG cCTATGGTAAGCGCATTGGGCAATCATCCTGCCCTTGGTGCTTGGGAAATCATCAACGAACCGGAGGGATCCCTTTTCAATAATCAAGCCAACGGCAATCCTTGCTTCGATACGACACCATTGAAAGACACCGGTGCTGGCTGGACTAATCTTTACATTCCTATGCAAAA CATTTTGAAGTTTGTCAACTGGCAAGCGGATGGTGTGAAACAAGCGAATAGCGCTGCACTAGTCACATTGGGTTCTTGGTCGGAACATGCCCAGACAGACACCAAGAGCCAATCAA GAAACTACTACACTGATTCTTGCTTGGTGGCTGGTGGTGGCAGAGCGAATGGCAAACTGGATTTCTATCAAATGCACACCTACTCCTACAACGGACGATGGAATACCGATGCTCCATTCAAA GTGTCTGGCTCTTCGTACGGACTTGACAAGCCCTTGGTGATTGGAGAATTCGCTTCAGTCTGCGCACAGAACGAGGGAATCCAAAATCTTTTCCAATATGCTTACGACAACAGTTACCAG GGCGTGTGGTCATGGCAATACAACGCTGGAGGTGAATGCTCCGACACTCAAGCGACGCAAAACAGCGGCATGAACAAATTGAAAGGCCAGAACGGTGCCGCAGGTGCTGTCACCTTCCCTGTCGGATTTTAA